A single window of Bacteroidota bacterium DNA harbors:
- a CDS encoding DUF971 domain-containing protein, which produces MKPSQIKIKEGKIHFTWQDNREISFPLKQFREECPCANCKGETILYTTFKPQRITIETPEMYKVAAIAPVGDYAIQIRWKDGHDTGIYSWAYIDELISRSSLDSSAE; this is translated from the coding sequence ATGAAGCCCAGTCAGATCAAGATCAAAGAAGGAAAGATACATTTTACATGGCAGGATAACAGGGAAATCAGTTTCCCCTTGAAGCAGTTCAGGGAGGAGTGCCCCTGTGCAAACTGTAAAGGTGAAACTATCCTCTACACCACATTCAAGCCGCAGAGAATAACAATCGAGACACCTGAAATGTACAAGGTGGCTGCAATTGCACCCGTTGGCGATTATGCCATTCAAATCAGGTGGAAAGACGGACACGATACCGGGATATATTCCTGGGCATATATCGACGAGTTAATCAGTCGTTCTTCCCTTGACAGCAGCGCAGAATAA
- a CDS encoding RNA methyltransferase, with the protein MVTANEIKIFSSLKVKKYREEFNLFIVEGYKQVSEGLASGVKCEIVIYEHDAFHEITDIISQAMKLGVRHEAVKRAEINKMSDTINSQGVVAVFRVPTPQKTDKTAPVIVYLDRIADPGNMGTILRTADWFGFREILLSPECVDIYNPKVVRSSMGSIFRGSFHFESDKRTLLILKESGYRIVTSQLNGKDIRDFNPAPKTVIVLSNESHGVLPGLASIADDSIRIPGIPGAESLNVAVAAGIILNKFYETGNKTR; encoded by the coding sequence ATGGTCACCGCAAACGAAATAAAAATTTTTTCATCACTAAAGGTGAAGAAATACCGTGAAGAATTTAACCTGTTCATCGTGGAGGGTTACAAGCAGGTTAGTGAGGGTCTTGCATCAGGGGTTAAATGTGAGATAGTGATTTATGAACACGACGCATTTCATGAGATTACGGATATTATCTCTCAGGCAATGAAACTTGGTGTGAGACATGAGGCTGTAAAAAGAGCCGAGATTAACAAGATGTCTGATACAATAAACAGCCAGGGAGTTGTAGCGGTTTTCCGGGTGCCGACACCTCAAAAAACGGATAAAACGGCTCCGGTAATTGTCTATCTTGACAGGATAGCGGACCCCGGGAATATGGGCACGATATTAAGAACTGCCGACTGGTTTGGCTTCAGGGAGATTCTTCTTTCTCCGGAATGTGTGGATATTTACAACCCCAAGGTAGTCCGTTCTTCGATGGGCTCGATATTCAGAGGCTCTTTTCACTTCGAAAGCGATAAAAGAACCTTATTGATACTGAAGGAATCGGGATACAGAATTGTAACCTCGCAGTTGAACGGGAAGGATATCAGGGATTTTAATCCGGCACCAAAAACCGTAATAGTCCTCTCAAACGAAAGCCATGGAGTGCTTCCCGGACTGGCATCGATCGCAGATGATTCAATAAGAATTCCCGGTATACCGGGTGCGGAATCCCTCAATGTTGCAGTTGCAGCCGGGATTATTTTGAACAAATTTTACGAAACAGGAAACAAAACACGATGA
- a CDS encoding isoaspartyl peptidase/L-asparaginase, which yields MKISRIFVVVSTFALIALTVVFSIKGNGQAEKPKYMLVIHGGAGFVPEDIPVELRNKYLAGLEKALDTGEKILKAGGKSLDAVEAVVKVLEDDSLFNAGKGAVLNSDGIAQLDAAIMDGKTLMAGAVAAVEHIKNPIAAARVVMEKTGHVMMTGAGAEKIAELNGLVPVGADYFYTDHNQKIWKDARSKGTVGAVALDMEGNLAAATSTGGLNNKLAGRIGDAPVIGAGTYANNNTLAISATGKGEKFIRYNVAFRISALMEYKNMSLEEACNEVINKTLEPKDGGVIAVDKSGNFVMAFNTASMFRGVTGDGINKEVKIWKTK from the coding sequence ATGAAGATCAGTAGAATATTTGTGGTGGTTTCCACTTTTGCTCTGATCGCCTTGACCGTTGTTTTTAGTATTAAAGGGAACGGACAAGCCGAAAAACCTAAGTATATGCTTGTAATTCATGGTGGAGCAGGTTTTGTGCCGGAGGATATTCCCGTTGAGTTGCGAAACAAATATCTGGCAGGTCTCGAGAAGGCACTGGATACCGGAGAAAAAATTCTTAAGGCGGGGGGCAAAAGTCTGGATGCAGTGGAAGCTGTGGTAAAGGTACTCGAGGATGATTCCCTCTTTAATGCAGGGAAGGGTGCCGTGCTTAACAGTGACGGAATTGCCCAACTTGATGCCGCTATTATGGATGGTAAAACCCTGATGGCGGGAGCCGTTGCTGCTGTGGAGCATATAAAAAATCCAATAGCTGCCGCAAGAGTTGTAATGGAGAAAACCGGTCATGTGATGATGACCGGAGCAGGTGCAGAGAAAATTGCGGAGCTGAACGGACTGGTTCCGGTGGGAGCGGATTATTTTTATACCGACCACAATCAGAAAATATGGAAAGATGCCAGATCAAAGGGAACAGTTGGCGCAGTCGCTCTCGACATGGAAGGAAATCTTGCAGCCGCCACTTCGACAGGCGGATTGAACAACAAACTCGCCGGAAGGATTGGTGACGCTCCTGTCATTGGTGCGGGTACCTATGCAAACAACAACACTTTGGCAATATCGGCAACGGGAAAAGGTGAAAAGTTCATCAGATATAATGTTGCTTTCAGGATTTCAGCCTTGATGGAATACAAGAACATGAGTCTTGAGGAAGCCTGTAATGAAGTGATAAACAAAACACTCGAACCGAAGGATGGCGGAGTAATTGCGGTTGATAAATCAGGGAATTTTGTAATGGCATTCAACACCGCTTCGATGTTTCGCGGTGTGACTGGTGATGGAATAAACAAAGAGGTGAAAATATGGAAAACAAAGTAA